The Stenotrophomonas maltophilia sequence GTTGTGCTCCGGGTCGAACAGCAGGGTCACGCGGCGGTCCTTCGACTCGCGGATGGTCACCTCGACCACGTCGCGGGTCTCATGCGAATCGGCGGTCACGCTGACCGGGCGCTTGTACGGATCGAGCACCCGGAAGCGCACCTCGGTATCGGCCTTCAGGATCGCGCCGCGCCAGCGCCGCGGCCGGTACGGGGCCAACGGCGTCAGCGCGATGGTGTGCGAGCCCAGCGGCAGCACCGGACCATGCGCGGAATAGTTGTAGGCGGTGCTGCCGGCCGGGGTGGCCACCAGCACGCCGTCGCCGATCAGTTCGGCCACGCGCTCCTGGCCGTTCAGGTCGATGCCGATATGCGCGGCCTGCCGGGTCTGGCGCAGCAGCGAAACATCGTTGTAGGCAAGCGAACCGGTACTGGTACCGGACTCGGTCAGCGCCACCATTTCCAGCGGGCGTAGATGGGCCGGCTCGGCGCGGGCGATGCGGGCATGCACATCTTCGTCGCCACGGTACTGGTTCATCAGGAAACCGACCGTGCCCAGCTTCATGCCGAACACCGGCTTGCCCAGATGCCCATGCCGGTGCAGGGTCTGCAGCATGAAGCCATCACCACCCAGCGGGCACAGCACGTCGGCCTGCTCGGGCGCGTAGTCGC is a genomic window containing:
- a CDS encoding NAD kinase, which produces MSDTPRIAFLASTTEPAQMARAAMVSRYGDYAPEQADVLCPLGGDGFMLQTLHRHGHLGKPVFGMKLGTVGFLMNQYRGDEDVHARIARAEPAHLRPLEMVALTESGTSTGSLAYNDVSLLRQTRQAAHIGIDLNGQERVAELIGDGVLVATPAGSTAYNYSAHGPVLPLGSHTIALTPLAPYRPRRWRGAILKADTEVRFRVLDPYKRPVSVTADSHETRDVVEVTIRESKDRRVTLLFDPEHNLEDRILSEQFVF